From a region of the Rhodospirillales bacterium genome:
- a CDS encoding FAD-binding oxidoreductase encodes MTFPTQARAVVIGGGIVGCSVAYHLARLGWRDTVLVERGKLTCGSTFHAAGLIGQLRSNANITRMLTDSAALYSRLESETGQATGWRMAGSLRLACTPERMIEIKRLATTARSFGLEMHVIGRDEILKLWPGLSVADVLGAVYGPSDGQVNPSDVTMALAKGARQAGARIIEDCPATGIRLAQGRVAAVETAQGTIACEVAVNCAGLWARDLGALIGVNVPLAPVKHQYFITEKIPGLPRELPVMRDPDHLLYYKEDVGGLAVGGFERNPKPWLVDEAPKDFQFSLFDADWDHFQPLMEAALARVPALETAGIRTMIHGPDSFTPDGNCLLGESPEVPGFFLGAGFNAFGIVSGGGAGKALAEWIVAGEPPMDLWPVDIRRFGAPHRDLARVRARALEHYGKHYT; translated from the coding sequence GTGACCTTTCCCACCCAGGCGCGCGCGGTCGTCATCGGCGGCGGCATCGTCGGCTGCTCGGTCGCCTATCATCTCGCCCGGCTCGGCTGGCGCGATACGGTTTTGGTCGAACGCGGCAAGCTCACCTGCGGTTCCACCTTCCACGCCGCCGGCTTGATCGGCCAGTTGCGCTCAAACGCCAACATCACGCGCATGCTGACCGACAGCGCCGCGCTGTATAGTCGCCTCGAATCCGAGACCGGTCAGGCGACCGGCTGGCGGATGGCGGGCAGCCTGCGGCTCGCCTGCACGCCGGAACGGATGATCGAGATCAAGCGGCTTGCCACCACCGCGCGCAGCTTCGGCCTGGAGATGCACGTGATCGGCCGCGACGAAATTTTGAAACTTTGGCCGGGGCTCTCCGTCGCCGACGTGCTGGGCGCCGTCTACGGGCCGAGCGACGGCCAAGTCAATCCGTCCGACGTGACCATGGCGCTGGCCAAGGGCGCGCGCCAGGCGGGCGCGCGCATTATCGAGGACTGCCCGGCGACCGGCATCCGGCTCGCCCAAGGGCGCGTCGCGGCCGTGGAAACCGCGCAAGGGACGATCGCCTGCGAGGTCGCCGTCAACTGCGCCGGGCTGTGGGCGCGGGACCTCGGCGCGCTGATCGGGGTCAACGTGCCGCTCGCGCCGGTCAAGCATCAGTACTTCATCACCGAAAAAATACCGGGCTTGCCGCGCGAGCTGCCGGTGATGCGCGATCCCGATCATCTCTTGTATTACAAGGAAGACGTCGGCGGCCTCGCGGTCGGCGGGTTCGAGCGCAATCCCAAGCCGTGGCTGGTAGACGAAGCGCCCAAGGATTTCCAGTTTTCCCTGTTCGACGCCGACTGGGACCATTTCCAGCCGCTGATGGAAGCGGCGCTGGCGCGCGTGCCGGCGCTGGAGACCGCGGGCATCCGCACCATGATCCACGGGCCCGACTCGTTCACGCCCGACGGCAACTGCCTGCTGGGCGAGTCGCCCGAAGTGCCGGGCTTCTTCCTCGGCGCCGGGTTCAACGCCTTCGGCATCGTCTCCGGCGGCGGCGCGGGCAAGGCGCTGGCCGAATGGATCGTCGCGGGCGAGCCGCCGATGGATTTGTGGCCGGTCGACATCCGCCGCTTCGGCGCGCCGCACCGCGATCTGGCGCGGGTGCGGGCGCGCGCCCTCGAACACTACGGCAAGCACTACAC
- the macB gene encoding MacB family efflux pump subunit has translation MNLQFAPPESSTPLAAVRAGEPLIVLEGVSKTYRRGALAVEVLHGVDLVIRRGEFVAIMGASGSGKTTLMNLIGCLDRPSTGRYRFAGRDVGALDRDERSLLRRDAFGFIFQQYNLLAGASAEENVEVPAIYAGMRKADRVDRARALLARLGLGERLHHRPSQLSGGEQQRVSVARALMNGGAVILADEPTGALDSASGREVLAILRRLHGEGHTVILITHDPKVAAEAGRVVTFADGRIVSDTGAESAPLSSAPDTSFPALPARTTGALADAGEAVKMALRSLRANLFRSLLTLLGIVIGVGSVVAMLAIGDGAKREVLTRIQALGTNLLLVRPGAPNVRMGGGVIATLTVDDAQEIARIDNVRVAVPEIGGGVTVRYGNVDYLTSATATSEKYPIARDWPMASGVFFGADEVKSYVPVATLGRTVVNNLFPLGVDPVGRYVLINNIPFQVMGVMAPKGATPFGSDMDDVVFVPLTTGSLRLFGIRHLRAIVVQVEDVKAMEETQERIHALLLARHRIVDFQIRNMAAILETASETQTTLTILLGSIAAISLLVGGIGVMNIMLVSVTERTREIGIRMATGARAWNIMLQFLVEALVVCAVGGVLGVLGGLATAMTAEYFGRPIVLSLAPVVLAFGCAFATGLVFGFMPARKAANLDPVVALAAE, from the coding sequence ATGAACCTGCAATTCGCGCCCCCGGAGTCCTCCACGCCGCTCGCGGCCGTCCGGGCGGGCGAGCCGCTGATCGTGCTCGAGGGCGTCTCCAAGACTTACCGGCGCGGCGCGCTCGCGGTCGAGGTGCTGCACGGCGTCGATCTGGTCATCCGGCGCGGCGAGTTCGTGGCGATCATGGGCGCCTCGGGGTCGGGCAAGACGACGCTGATGAATCTGATCGGCTGCCTCGACCGGCCGAGCACGGGCCGTTATCGGTTCGCGGGGCGCGACGTGGGCGCGCTCGATCGCGACGAGCGTTCGCTGCTCCGGCGCGACGCCTTCGGCTTCATCTTCCAGCAGTACAACCTGCTTGCCGGCGCGTCGGCCGAGGAAAACGTCGAGGTGCCGGCCATCTACGCCGGCATGCGCAAGGCCGATCGCGTCGACCGCGCCCGCGCGCTGCTCGCGCGGCTCGGGCTCGGCGAACGCCTCCACCACCGGCCGAGCCAGCTTTCGGGCGGCGAGCAGCAGCGGGTCTCGGTCGCGCGCGCCTTGATGAACGGCGGCGCGGTGATTCTCGCCGACGAGCCGACCGGCGCGCTCGACAGCGCGAGCGGACGCGAGGTGCTGGCGATCCTCCGCCGCCTCCACGGCGAAGGGCACACGGTGATCCTCATTACCCACGATCCCAAGGTCGCCGCCGAGGCCGGGCGCGTCGTCACCTTCGCCGACGGCCGGATCGTGTCGGACACCGGAGCCGAGAGTGCGCCGCTGTCGTCGGCACCCGATACATCGTTTCCCGCCCTGCCGGCGCGCACCACCGGCGCGCTCGCCGACGCGGGCGAGGCGGTCAAGATGGCGCTGCGTTCGCTGCGCGCCAACCTGTTCCGCTCGCTGTTGACGCTGCTCGGCATCGTCATCGGCGTCGGTTCGGTGGTGGCGATGCTGGCGATCGGCGACGGCGCCAAGCGCGAGGTGTTGACGCGCATCCAGGCGCTCGGCACCAATCTCTTGCTGGTGCGTCCCGGCGCGCCCAACGTGCGCATGGGCGGCGGCGTGATCGCGACGCTGACCGTCGACGACGCCCAGGAAATCGCCCGGATCGACAACGTGCGCGTGGCGGTGCCCGAAATCGGCGGCGGGGTCACGGTCCGCTACGGCAACGTCGATTACCTGACCTCGGCGACCGCGACCTCGGAGAAATACCCGATCGCGCGCGATTGGCCGATGGCGAGCGGCGTCTTCTTCGGCGCCGACGAGGTGAAAAGCTACGTGCCCGTCGCCACGCTCGGCCGCACCGTGGTCAACAACCTGTTCCCCCTTGGCGTCGATCCGGTCGGGCGCTACGTCCTGATCAACAACATCCCGTTCCAGGTGATGGGCGTGATGGCGCCGAAGGGGGCGACGCCGTTCGGCAGCGACATGGACGACGTGGTGTTCGTGCCGCTCACCACCGGCAGCCTGCGCCTGTTCGGCATTCGCCATTTGCGCGCGATCGTCGTCCAGGTCGAGGACGTCAAGGCGATGGAGGAGACCCAGGAACGAATCCACGCCCTGCTGCTCGCCCGCCACCGCATCGTCGATTTCCAAATCCGCAACATGGCGGCGATCCTGGAGACCGCGTCCGAGACCCAGACCACGCTCACCATCCTGCTCGGCTCGATCGCCGCGATCTCGCTCCTGGTCGGCGGCATCGGGGTGATGAACATCATGCTGGTGAGCGTGACCGAGCGCACGCGCGAGATCGGCATCCGCATGGCGACCGGCGCGCGCGCCTGGAACATCATGCTGCAATTCCTGGTCGAGGCGCTGGTGGTGTGCGCGGTCGGCGGCGTTCTCGGCGTGCTGGGCGGGCTCGCCACCGCCATGACCGCCGAATATTTCGGCCGGCCGATCGTGCTGTCGCTCGCGCCGGTGGTGCTGGCGTTCGGCTGCGCGTTCGCGACCGGCCTGGTGTTCGGCTTCATGCCGGCGCGCAAGGCGGCCAACCTCGATCCGGTCGTGGCGCTGGCGGCGGAGTAG
- a CDS encoding efflux transporter outer membrane subunit: protein MGGARHTLLLLPLLGACSLTPDFQLPEIGLPAWWGNAEARTEEPETLGRPSAWWKSFGLPELDRAVETALANNHDLKAAVARIRQAEAQLAIAGAPLLPTVGASAQEQVLRRSTSSTTTSATSTSSSRGRRAVHSYEGSLSASYEVDFWGKTRATVAAAEETLRASEFDRDTVAHTLVAGVANAWFQAVALAERVETAKRNLAIARETLDYAEKQEIFGKTSALEAAQQRSNVALIESQVPALELQRRQALDGLAILIGLAPSALDAPRVTLDDISIPRVVPGLPSTLLLRRPDIGRAEANLRAANANIGVARAQIFPSVTLTAERGYSSAHLSQLLEPTSIFWNVGGALAVTIFDNDKLRGNVRLTEAKKLELTEAYRGSILAALRDVEDGLAGVRLLAEQEASQAVAVLAAREARRLADVRYKEGAVDYLAVLEAQRTLLQAEDGAVQVRLARLNAVVGLYKALGGGIGP, encoded by the coding sequence ATGGGCGGCGCACGCCACACTCTTTTACTGCTGCCGCTACTGGGGGCCTGTTCGCTGACGCCCGATTTCCAGTTGCCGGAGATTGGCCTCCCCGCCTGGTGGGGCAACGCCGAGGCGCGCACCGAGGAACCGGAAACACTCGGCCGTCCGTCCGCCTGGTGGAAAAGCTTCGGTTTGCCCGAACTCGATCGGGCGGTCGAAACCGCGCTCGCCAACAACCACGATCTCAAGGCCGCCGTCGCCCGCATCCGCCAGGCCGAGGCGCAGCTCGCCATCGCCGGCGCGCCGCTGTTGCCGACGGTCGGCGCCAGCGCCCAGGAACAAGTGCTGCGGCGCTCGACGTCGTCCACCACCACGTCCGCCACCTCGACCTCGTCGAGCCGTGGGCGGCGCGCGGTCCACAGCTACGAAGGGTCCTTGAGCGCCAGTTACGAGGTCGATTTCTGGGGCAAGACCCGCGCCACGGTCGCGGCGGCCGAGGAGACGCTCCGCGCGAGCGAATTCGACCGCGACACGGTCGCCCACACCCTGGTCGCGGGCGTGGCCAACGCCTGGTTCCAGGCGGTGGCGCTGGCCGAGCGGGTCGAGACCGCCAAGCGCAACCTGGCGATCGCGCGCGAGACCCTCGATTACGCGGAAAAACAGGAAATCTTCGGCAAGACCTCGGCGCTCGAGGCGGCGCAGCAGAGGAGCAACGTCGCGCTGATCGAATCGCAGGTGCCGGCGCTCGAATTGCAGCGCCGCCAGGCGCTCGACGGGCTCGCCATCCTGATCGGCCTCGCCCCGTCCGCGCTCGATGCCCCGCGCGTGACCCTCGACGACATTTCGATCCCGCGCGTGGTGCCCGGCCTGCCGTCGACGCTGCTGCTGCGCCGGCCCGACATCGGCCGGGCCGAAGCCAATCTGCGCGCCGCCAACGCCAACATCGGCGTCGCGCGGGCGCAGATTTTCCCGTCAGTGACGCTGACCGCCGAGCGCGGTTATTCGAGCGCGCATCTGTCGCAGCTGCTGGAGCCGACCAGCATCTTCTGGAACGTCGGCGGGGCGCTGGCGGTGACGATCTTCGACAACGACAAGCTGCGCGGCAACGTGCGCCTGACGGAAGCGAAAAAGCTGGAGCTGACCGAGGCCTATCGCGGCTCGATCCTGGCGGCGCTGCGCGACGTGGAGGACGGGCTCGCGGGCGTGCGCTTGCTGGCCGAGCAGGAGGCGTCGCAGGCGGTTGCGGTGCTGGCCGCGCGCGAGGCGCGGCGGCTCGCCGACGTGCGCTACAAGGAAGGGGCGGTCGATTATCTCGCGGTGCTGGAAGCGCAGCGCACCCTGCTGCAGGCCGAGGACGGCGCGGTCCAGGTTCGGCTCGCGCGCCTCAACGCCGTGGTCGGGCTTTACAAGGCCTTGGGCGGCGGGATCGGGCCGTAA
- a CDS encoding thioredoxin family protein: MAAQPPLCDFGWKAKDFRLKGIDGKTYTLAEARGPKGLLVMFICNHCPYVRAIVDRLVRDARDLQKIGVGVIAIMANDTVAYPDDSFDNMKKFAAQNGFTFPYVIDETQEVARAWNAVCTPDFFGFNANLELQYRGRLDASRKDPAPANAKRELYEAMVQIADTGQGPRDQNASMGCSIKWKSAA; encoded by the coding sequence ATGGCCGCGCAACCGCCGCTTTGCGATTTCGGATGGAAGGCGAAGGATTTCCGCCTCAAGGGCATCGACGGCAAGACCTATACGCTGGCCGAGGCGCGCGGGCCCAAGGGCCTGCTGGTCATGTTCATCTGCAACCACTGCCCTTACGTGCGCGCCATCGTCGACCGGCTGGTCCGCGACGCGCGCGATTTGCAGAAAATCGGCGTCGGCGTCATCGCCATTATGGCCAACGACACGGTCGCCTATCCGGACGATTCATTCGACAACATGAAAAAGTTCGCCGCGCAGAACGGTTTCACCTTCCCCTACGTCATCGACGAAACCCAGGAGGTGGCGCGCGCCTGGAACGCGGTCTGCACCCCCGATTTCTTCGGCTTTAACGCCAATTTGGAACTGCAATATCGCGGGCGGCTTGACGCCTCGCGCAAGGACCCGGCGCCCGCGAATGCCAAACGCGAACTCTACGAAGCCATGGTCCAAATCGCCGACACCGGCCAGGGCCCCCGCGACCAGAACGCGAGCATGGGCTGCTCGATTAAATGGAAATCCGCCGCCTGA
- a CDS encoding HAD family hydrolase produces the protein MPAGIRGRVPSSAPGRAPVPRIKAITFDLWDTIVHDDSDEPKRKERGLPTKRDHRRQLLWEALNRHAPIARATVDLAFDVADAAFNKVWREHSITWLIGERIQVALKGLGRTLPDADFAALVNALGRMEIDIPPDAIPGVKDALAELSRRYRLAIVSDAIVTPGANLRKLLELHGLREYFTGFAFSDEVGHSKPHRSMFEAAARQMGVALEEMVHVGDRDHNDVKGPQALGMKAVLFVATRDADRAKTSADAICESYRDLPATIDRLAASESSRPTSDSGQHSAAAN, from the coding sequence ATCCCGGCCGGTATCCGCGGCCGGGTTCCGTCGTCCGCGCCAGGGAGGGCTCCGGTGCCGCGCATCAAGGCGATCACGTTCGATTTGTGGGACACGATCGTCCACGACGATTCCGACGAGCCCAAGCGGAAAGAGCGCGGTCTGCCCACCAAGCGCGACCATCGCCGCCAGCTGTTGTGGGAGGCCCTCAACCGCCACGCGCCGATCGCGCGCGCCACGGTCGATCTCGCCTTCGACGTGGCCGACGCCGCCTTCAACAAGGTCTGGCGCGAGCATTCGATCACCTGGCTGATCGGCGAACGGATCCAGGTCGCGCTCAAGGGCTTGGGGCGCACGCTGCCGGACGCCGATTTCGCCGCCCTGGTGAATGCTCTCGGCCGGATGGAAATCGACATCCCCCCCGACGCCATTCCGGGCGTTAAGGACGCGCTCGCCGAACTCTCCCGCCGCTACCGTCTGGCGATCGTATCCGACGCCATCGTCACGCCGGGGGCCAATCTGCGCAAGCTCCTGGAGCTGCATGGCCTCCGCGAATATTTCACCGGCTTCGCCTTTTCCGACGAGGTCGGCCATTCCAAGCCGCACCGTTCCATGTTCGAGGCGGCGGCGCGCCAGATGGGCGTCGCGCTCGAGGAGATGGTTCATGTCGGCGACCGCGACCATAACGATGTCAAGGGACCGCAGGCGCTCGGCATGAAGGCGGTGCTGTTCGTCGCCACCCGCGACGCCGATCGCGCCAAGACCAGCGCCGACGCCATCTGCGAAAGCTACCGCGATCTGCCGGCGACCATCGATCGGCTGGCCGCGAGCGAATCCTCGCGGCCAACAAGTGATAGCGGCCAGCATTCGGCCGCCGCCAACTGA
- a CDS encoding type 1 glutamine amidotransferase, protein MPISPRILVIDGYTKAAREELRAGGAGVAGDLYVAMLKRILPSARCDILNPSDPGAALPAGTALADYDGIAWTGCSLTVYEDKPEVRSQIDLARAGFAAQVPGFGSCWAAQIAVAAAGGIVRASPRGREMGIARKIALTPEGRGHPLYAGKPSVFDAFISHDDEITHLPPGAVMLASNSHSHVQAVSVVHQGGIFWGLQYHPEYDLREMARLTWCRIEKLIKRGFFKDRAAAEDYVRLLETLHQDPTRKDLAWLLGIDADVTSVDVRTIEVRNWLERLVLPTMAQRR, encoded by the coding sequence ATGCCGATTTCCCCCCGCATTCTCGTGATCGACGGCTACACCAAGGCCGCGCGCGAGGAACTGCGCGCGGGCGGCGCCGGCGTCGCGGGCGATCTCTACGTGGCGATGCTGAAGCGCATCCTGCCGTCGGCGCGCTGCGACATTCTCAACCCGAGCGATCCGGGCGCGGCCCTGCCGGCGGGAACCGCGCTCGCCGATTACGACGGCATCGCCTGGACCGGCTGCAGCCTGACGGTCTACGAGGACAAGCCGGAGGTACGCTCCCAGATCGACCTCGCGCGCGCCGGCTTCGCGGCGCAGGTGCCGGGCTTCGGCAGCTGCTGGGCGGCGCAGATCGCGGTGGCGGCGGCGGGCGGCATCGTGCGCGCGAGCCCGCGCGGGCGCGAAATGGGCATCGCCCGCAAGATCGCGCTCACGCCCGAGGGCCGCGGCCATCCGCTGTATGCCGGCAAGCCCTCGGTGTTCGACGCGTTCATCAGCCACGACGACGAAATCACCCATCTGCCGCCGGGGGCGGTGATGCTCGCCTCCAATTCTCATTCCCACGTTCAGGCGGTTTCGGTCGTGCACCAGGGCGGAATCTTCTGGGGCCTCCAGTACCATCCCGAGTACGATTTGCGGGAAATGGCCCGCCTGACCTGGTGTCGGATCGAAAAATTGATCAAGCGCGGATTCTTCAAGGACCGCGCGGCGGCGGAGGATTACGTGCGCTTGCTCGAAACGCTCCATCAGGACCCGACGCGCAAGGACTTGGCCTGGCTGCTCGGTATCGATGCGGACGTAACCAGTGTCGACGTGCGCACGATCGAAGTGCGCAACTGGCTCGAACGCCTGGTATTGCCGACCATGGCGCAGCGGCGTTGA